A region from the Ptychodera flava strain L36383 chromosome 12, AS_Pfla_20210202, whole genome shotgun sequence genome encodes:
- the LOC139144675 gene encoding tetratricopeptide repeat protein 22-like, with the protein MASQLRKLPSSPDDCGHFRLPLLLLSENIDKRSVNARYDSLTKQLENETGYFCHGLSNMLGLLEFQKGETVKACQTFKEILEKDPTNLNALSNLTTVYERMNRKRKAKDYRDKLTEVFKDKGRIFREERQAALLRCIAEQAFSLAFDCYDEKTKMPPNYEEAISMYENVLRETENLAALDGERYKWKMCILICRYNRLAKQEKSRYKSVGEEKKATDEVIAMLQILKDILDNCGDGFYRSQCWCYIGMLLIKERHLMDARSQPENYKKLRQLHLVDYYERPTLCFEDADRCYEGGWKELVKFAKFLIKDKQYENALQVIEKSLSKNPANSNWHAYEQRAIIYTKMYDEQFQRLAKQGEAPDKTLLTKAEEDFDLCLEVMDYNPMILLEMVRVQIRLCQDQKRPRFDYKVEDMDALEKAFEILTKVANTGDLDDFGHAQYMMLHGECLMYAKEYSDAAAKYEEALKHSHRSYSGNFSALLRALFHRLQQHEPINMESTDDLAAIVNKIMDYNTLYDKQHAHKVINELSLTFREEFREVDKYASRTTGMNLHQIIDRSSTHDERLLNRK; encoded by the coding sequence ATGGCGTCCCAACTTAGGAAACTTCCATCGTCTCCTGATGATTGTGGACATTTTCGTCTGCCTTTGCTACTCCTCAGCGAAAACATTGACAAACGATCCGTGAATGCTCGTTATGACAGTCTTACCAAACAACTTGAGAATGAAACTGGATATTTCTGCCATGGCTTGTCGAACATGCTGGGCTTGCTGGAATTCCAAAAAGGAGAAACGGTGAAGGCATGCCAAACATTCAAAGAAATCTTAGAGAAAGATCCTACCAACTTGAATGCTCTGTCTAACTTGACAACTGTCTATGAACGCATGAACAGAAAGCGAAAAGCCAAAGATTACAGGGATAAACTCACTGAAGTATTTAAAGATAAGGGAAGAATATTTCGAGAAGAGAGACAAGCTGCACTTCTTAGATGCATTGCTGAACAAGCATTTTCCCTGGCTTTCGACTGTTACGATGAGAAGACAAAAATGCCACCAAACTATGAGGAAGCAATTTCTatgtatgaaaatgttttaagaGAGACTGAAAATTTGGCAGCACTAGACGGTGAGAGGTATAAATGGAAAATGTGTATATTGATCTGTCGATACAACAGACTGGCAAAACAGGAGAAGTCCCGGTACAAAAGTGTGGGGGAAGAAAAAAAAGCCACTGACGAAGTGATCGCTATGTTACAGATTCTGAAAGATATCCTGGATAACTGTGGTGATGGATTTTACCGATCTCAATGCTGGTGCTACATCGGTATGTTGTTGATTAAGGAGAGACATTTGATGGATGCAAGATCACAAcctgaaaattataaaaaactGCGACAACTTCATCTTGTCGACTATTATGAGCGACCCACTCTTTGCTTTGAAGATGCTGATAGATGTTATGAAGGCGGCTGGAAGGAACTGGTCAAGTTTgccaaatttcttatcaaagataaGCAATATGAGAATGCATTACAGGTGATTGAGAAATCACTTTCAAAGAACCCTGCTAATTCTAACTGGCACGCTTATGAACAGAGGGCAATCATCTACACGAAAATGTATGATGAACAATTCCAACGCCTAGCGAAGCAAGGTGAAGCACCTGACAAGACACTGCTTACGAAAGCAGAGGAAGATTTTGATTTGTGTTTAGAGGTAATGGATTACAACCCTATGATTTTGTTAGAGATGGTCAGAGTACAAATCCGTCTGTGTCAAGATCAAAAGCGACCACGGTTTGATTATAAAGTGGAGGATATGGATGCCTTGGAGAAGGCATtcgaaattttgacaaaagttgCTAATACAGGAGACTTGGACGACTTTGGTCATGCACAGTATATGATGTTACATGGTGAGTGTTTAATGTACGCCAAGGAATATTCCGATGCAGCTGCCAAGTATGAAGAAGCTTTAAAACATTCGCACAGAAGCTACTCCGGCAATTTCTCAGCTTTGCTGCGAGCCTTATTTCACCGCCTCCAGCAGCATGAACCGATCAATATGGAAAGTACAGATGACTTGGCAGCCATTGTAAACAAAATTATGGATTACAACACCTTGTACGATAAACAGCATGCACACAAAGTAATCAACGAGTTATCCCTAACGTTCCGTGAAGAATTCCGCGAAGTGGACAAATATGCATCAAGGACCACTGGTATGAACCTTCACCAGATTATCGACAGGTCGAGTACTCATGACGAGCGACTCTTAAATAGAAAATAA
- the LOC139145989 gene encoding tetratricopeptide repeat protein 22-like has translation MASRLRKTLPSSPADCGHFRLPLLLLTKDVDKRSLNARYDSTSKQLENEVGYFRHGLSNMLGVLEFQKGETVKACQTFKAILEKDSINLNALSNLATVYERMNRKRKAKDYRDKLTEVFENKGIILREERHAALLRCVAEQAYSLAFDCYDEKTRMPPNCDEAVSMYETAARESESLAALDGEKFKWKMCMLVCRYNKLAKREPRYKSEGGEREATNEVIALLRILKDILDNCGDGFYQSQCWCYIGMLLIKGRHLMDARSHPENHEKLQQLDLVNYYERPTLCFEDADRCYEGGWKELVKFARFLIEDKQYENAIQVIEKSLAKNPYKSNWHAYEQRANIYMKMYDERPQRLVKQGEVPDKTLLIGERRIHKNGLF, from the coding sequence ATGGCAAGCCGACTTAGGAAAACTCTTCCATCGTCTCCAGCTGACTGCGGACATTTTCGTCTGCCATTGCTGCTACTCACCAAAGATGTTGACAAACGATCCCTGAATGCTCGTTATGATAGCACCAGCAAACAACTAGAGAATGAAGTTGGATATTTCCGCCATGGCTTGTCGAACATGCTGGGCGTGCTAGAATTCCAAAAGGGAGAAACGGTGAAGGCATGCCAAACATTTAAAGCAATTTTAGAGAAAGATTCGATCAACTTGAATGCTCTGTCTAATTTGGCAACGGTCTATGAACGCATGAATAGGAAGCGGAAAGCCAAGGACTACAGGGATAAACTTACTGAAGTATTTGAAAATAAGGGAATAATATTACGAGAAGAGAGACACGCTGCACTTCTTAGATGCGTTGCAGAACAAGCATATTCCCTAGCTTTCGACTGTTACGATGAGAAGACAAGAATGCCACCAAACTGTGATGAAGCAGTTTCTATGTATGAAACTGCTGCAAGAGAGTCTGAAAGTTTGGCTGCACTAGACGGTGAGAAGTTTAAATGGAAGATGTGCATGTTGGTCTGTCGATACAACAAGCTGGCAAAACGGGAGCCCCGGTACAAAAGTGAAGGTGGAGAAAGAGAAGCCACCAACGAAGTGATCGCTCTGTTACGGATTCTGAAAGATATCCTGGATAACTGTGGTGATGGATTTTACCAATCTCAATGCTGGTGTTACATTGGTATGTTGTTGATTAAAGGGAGACATTTGATGGATGCAAGATCACATcctgaaaatcatgaaaaactACAACAACTGGATCTTGTCAACTATTATGAGCGACCCACACTTTGCTTTGAAGATGCTGATAGATGTTATGAAGGCGGTTGGAAGGAACTAGTCAAGTTTGCTAGATTTCTCATCGAAGATAAGCAATATGAGAATGCAATACAAGTGATTGAGAAATCACTTGCAAAGAACCCTTATAAGTCTAACTGGCACGCTTATGAACAGAGGGCAAATATCTACATGAAAATGTACGACGAGCGGCCACAACGCCTAGTGAAGCAAGGTGAAGTACCTGACAAGACACTGcttataggcgagcggcgaatccacaaaaatggcttattttag